The following proteins are co-located in the Vigna angularis cultivar LongXiaoDou No.4 chromosome 2, ASM1680809v1, whole genome shotgun sequence genome:
- the LOC108319017 gene encoding cytochrome P450 78A5 gives MIPTLETMFQSTFSWSLITVFLSTLLAALAISFNYWLVPGGFAWRKHQNRYKHHAKLPGPMGWPVLGTLPEMGSLAHTKLASMATSLKAKRLMALSLGTNRVVISSHPETAREILCGSGFSDRPVKESARTLMFERAIGFAPYGTYWRHLRKVATMHMFSPRRISDLESLRQRTAADMVRKTWKEMEMKGVVEVRGILHEASLRTMLESVFGINNSCIESEREKVLGDMIKEGYELIATFNWEDYFPFRFLDFHGVKRRCHGLTTKVKSVVGEIVEERKTCEKLVGQTDFLSALLSLPEEERIGESDTVAILWEMLFRGTDTVAILLEWIMAMMVVHQDVQMKARQEIDTCIGRNSHVRDSDIPNLPYLQAVVKEVLRLHPPGPLLSWARLATHDVHIDKVLVPAGTTAMVNMWAISHDSSIWKDPWAFRPERFIDEQVSIMGSDMRLAPFGAGRRVCPGKTLGLATVHLWLAEFLHRFILVPAQPVDLSECLKLSLEMKKPLQFKVIPRYS, from the exons ATGATTCCGACACTCGAAACAATGTTCCAAAGCACCTTCTCTTGGTCCCTCATCACTGTTTTCCTCTCAACGCTACTCGCTGCTCTTGCTATCTCCTTCAACTACTGGCTTGTCCCCGGGGGGTTCGCATGGAGAAAACATCAGAACCGTTACAAACACCATGCAAAACTCCCTGGTCCAATGGGTTGGCCCGTATTAGGGACCCTGCCTGAAATGGGCTCTCTGGCCCATACAAAACTTGCTTCCATGGCCACTTCCCTGAAAGCAAAGAGGCTCATGGCACTCAGTTTGGGAACCAACCGGGTTGTTATTAGCAGCCACCCGGAGACCGCGAGAGAAATTCTTTGCGGGTCAGGCTTCTCAGACCGACCCGTTAAAGAATCGGCAAGAACGCTGATGTTTGAGCGTGCCATCGGATTCGCTCCGTATGGGACATATTGGCGTCACCTTCGTAAGGTGGCGACCATGCACATGTTCTCTCCGAGGAGGATTTCTGATCTGGAAAGCCTCCGACAGAGAACGGCGGCTGATATGGTGAGGAAAACGTGGAAGGAGATGGAGATGAAAGGGGTGGTGGAGGTTCGAGGGATATTGCATGAAGCGTCCCTGAGGACCATGTTGGAGAGTGTTTTTGGGATCAATAATAGTTGTATAGAAtcagaaagagaaaaggtgtTGGGAGATATGATCAAGGAAGGGTATGAGTTGATTGCCACGTTTAACTGGGAAGACTATTTCCCCTTCAGGTTTTTGGACTTTCATGGCGTGAAGAGAAGGTGTCACGGATTGACGACTAAGGTTAAGAGTGTGGTTGGTGAGATtgtggaagaaagaaaaacatgtgAAAAGCTGGTTGGGCAGACTGATTTTCTCAGCGCTTTGTTATCGTTGCCGGAAGAAGAACGAATAGGTGAATCAGATACAGTAGCTATCTTATGG GAAATGTTGTTCCGGGGAACAGACACGGTTGCTATTCTTTTGGAATGGATTATGGCCATGATGGTTGTACACCAAGATGTTCAGATGAAAGCCCGCCAAGAGATTGACACGTGCATTGGCCGGAATAGTCACGTGCGAGACTCTGACATTCCGAATCTCCCTTACCTTCAAGCCGTGGTGAAGGAGGTGCTTCGGTTGCACCCACCGGGCCCATTGCTTTCATGGGCTCGTCTCGCGACCCATGACGTTCACATTGACAAAGTCCTGGTGCCTGCAGGCACAACTGCAATGGTTAACATGTGGGCCATATCACACGACTCATCGATCTGGAAGGACCCATGGGCCTTCAGGCCCGAACGATTCATTGATGAACAAGTGTCCATCATGGGGTCAGACATGAGACTTGCACCGTTTGGTGCGGGACGTAGGGTGTGCCCTGGCAAAACATTGGGCTTAGCCACGGTTCATCTGTGGCTTGCAGAGTTTCTTCACCGATTCATATTGGTTCCGGCGCAACCTGTGGATCTTTCAGAATGCCTTAAGCTCTCTCTGGAAATGAAAAAGCCATTACAGTTCAAAGTGATCCCTAGGTACTCTTGA
- the LOC108318996 gene encoding mitochondrial import receptor subunit TOM20 has product MDCWSLQLQSRAFGVLRSQKGMEYSQDDFDRLLLFEHTRKTAEANYAKNPLDADNLTRWGGALIELSAFEKPKDSKAMINDALSKLEEALLINPTKHDTLWYLGNAHTSCGFLTPDISEAKDYFEKAHEYFQKAFDEDPENDLYRKSLEIAVKAPELHMEIHNNELGPMSNAGSSATSKGKESKRQKNSDFKYDIFGWVILAVSIVAWVGMAKSNIPPSPPR; this is encoded by the exons ATGGACTGCTGGAGTTTGCAGTTGCAGTCACGGGCATTTGGCGTTCTGCGATCACAGAAGGGAATGGAGTATTCTCAAGATGATTTCGATCGGTTACTGTTATTCGAGCACACGCGGAAGACCGCTGAAGCAAACTACGCTAAGAATCCTCTTGACGCCGAT AATCTGACCAGGTGGGGGGGAGCTCTGATCGAGTTGTCGGCTTTCGAGAAGCCTAAGGATTCTAAGGCGATGATTAATG ATGCCCTTTCAAAGCTGGAAGAGGCTTTGCTGATCAATCCAACGAAGCACGACACTCTTTGGTACTTGGGAAATGCACACACGTCATGTGGGTTTCTAACGCCGGATATCAGTGAGGCAAAGGATTATTTTGAGAAGGCACATGAGTATTTCCAGAAAGCTTTTGATGAG GATCCTGAAAATGACCTCTATAGGAAGTCCTTGGAAATTGCTGTGAAG GCTCCAGAACTACACATGGAGATCCATAATAACGAGCTTGGTCCGATGAGTAATGCGGGATCCTCTGCTACTTCAAAAGGAAAG GAATCTAAACGGCAGAAGAACAGTGACTTTAAGTATGACATATTTGGATGGGTTATTCTTGCGGTGAGTATAGTAGCATGGGTGGGAATGGCCAAATCTAACATTCCACCGTCACCTCCTagataa